In a genomic window of Flavobacterium sp. KACC 22761:
- a CDS encoding IS3 family transposase, with product MFACTLFGIDRQVYYRRIKRTSSRKLIASEVISLVLKIRNTMPRIGAKKLYYLLKIQLNQLKIGRDKFIDILRANHLLITPRRSYHITTNSHHRFRKHENLILDLKICRPEQVWVSDITYVGKRENPCYLSLITDAYSKKIMGFYVADNMNTKSSLTALKNAIKQRRDKGKTLIHHSDRGLQYCSDQYQKLLYKNNIRCSMTQNSDPYENAVAERINGILKQEFNIDKFNQQLAVMKILIKDAIEVYNNERPHYSNYMLTPNQMHKQNIVEMRTYKTKTPAKKVFTGV from the coding sequence ATGTTTGCCTGTACTTTGTTCGGGATAGACAGACAGGTTTATTATCGAAGAATAAAAAGAACCAGTTCCAGAAAGCTTATTGCCTCAGAAGTTATTAGTCTGGTTTTGAAAATTAGAAATACAATGCCCCGAATAGGGGCAAAAAAACTGTATTATCTTTTAAAAATCCAATTGAATCAACTCAAAATCGGCAGGGATAAATTTATAGATATACTTAGAGCTAATCATTTATTAATAACACCTAGGCGTTCTTATCATATAACAACAAACTCTCATCATAGATTTAGAAAGCATGAGAATCTAATATTGGATTTAAAAATCTGCAGACCAGAACAAGTCTGGGTATCAGACATAACTTATGTCGGAAAAAGAGAGAATCCATGTTATTTAAGTCTTATAACAGATGCTTACTCTAAAAAAATAATGGGTTTTTATGTGGCAGATAATATGAATACTAAAAGCAGTTTAACAGCTTTAAAAAATGCAATAAAACAGCGCCGAGACAAAGGAAAAACATTAATCCACCATTCAGATAGAGGACTTCAGTATTGTTCTGATCAATATCAAAAACTATTATATAAAAACAATATAAGATGCAGTATGACACAAAACTCTGATCCTTATGAAAATGCAGTGGCGGAGAGAATAAATGGAATTTTAAAACAAGAATTTAATATTGATAAATTTAATCAGCAACTTGCTGTGATGAAGATTTTAATAAAAGATGCAATTGAGGTTTATAATAATGAAAGACCCCATTATTCTAATTATATGCTAACACCCAATCAAATGCACAAACAAAACATAGTAGAAATGAGAACTTATAAAACAAAAACACCTGCAAAAAAAGTTTTTACAGGTGTTTAA
- a CDS encoding nuclear transport factor 2 family protein, with protein MKNNLLKGILLLGVLTSIFACNTKKEEPVVVDKEAIKKEIQSKEDDFARVYNSGELTSVGYYADDAISYYQNHIPLVGKANILEFLKDNVGSNSNQIAFKTGEIFVSDDGNQVVETGAFEVTDSTKAIINTGNYMSLFVKRDGKYVCVRDMSVSDQ; from the coding sequence ATGAAAAACAATCTTTTAAAAGGAATTTTATTGTTAGGTGTTTTAACTTCTATCTTTGCCTGCAATACAAAAAAGGAAGAACCTGTAGTGGTTGATAAAGAAGCAATAAAAAAGGAAATTCAAAGTAAGGAAGATGACTTTGCTAGAGTTTATAATTCAGGTGAGCTTACAAGTGTCGGCTATTATGCAGATGATGCCATTAGCTACTACCAAAACCATATTCCTTTGGTTGGAAAAGCTAATATTTTAGAGTTTTTGAAAGATAATGTTGGCTCAAACTCCAATCAGATTGCATTTAAAACTGGTGAAATATTTGTTTCAGATGACGGAAATCAAGTTGTAGAAACTGGGGCTTTTGAGGTAACAGATTCTACAAAAGCCATTATAAATACAGGAAACTATATGAGTTTGTTTGTGAAAAGAGATGGGAAATATGTTTGTGTAAGAGATATGAGCGTTTCAGATCAATAA
- a CDS encoding response regulator translates to MNKTHYNILLADDDDDDCSFFKEALDELNLPVTLVTVHDGVQLMDYLRTHSHSNLPDILFLDLNMPRKNGHECLKEIKEIQEYETLPVIIFSTSLDIEIVDLMYQKGATHYIRKPGEFSKLKAVISNALSTTVENNLKQPAREQFVLQP, encoded by the coding sequence ATGAATAAAACCCATTACAATATTTTACTTGCAGACGACGACGACGACGATTGCTCTTTTTTCAAAGAAGCTCTTGACGAATTAAACCTTCCGGTAACTCTTGTAACGGTACATGATGGCGTGCAGCTAATGGATTATTTAAGAACACATTCGCACAGCAACCTACCAGATATTCTTTTTCTCGACTTGAATATGCCCCGCAAAAATGGCCACGAATGCCTGAAAGAAATTAAGGAAATTCAAGAATATGAGACACTTCCTGTGATTATTTTTTCGACCTCATTAGATATTGAAATTGTTGATTTGATGTATCAAAAAGGCGCTACACATTATATACGAAAACCTGGCGAATTTTCTAAATTAAAGGCTGTAATCAGCAATGCTTTATCAACCACTGTCGAAAATAATCTAAAACAGCCTGCAAGGGAACAATTTGTTCTTCAGCCGTAA